In Rubrobacter indicoceani, the genomic window CGATGACGCCGCGTTTCTCTCCGGCGACTACGACACCGCCTACCTGGAGCGTCGCAGCGAAGGTTGACACCACCCGGTTCCCGAAGAGCCGGACGTCTGAGATCTGCAACCCGACGGGTATATCCGCTGCAAACCGGAGATCACAAGCTATCTGTAGCCGGGAGGAAGCAACGGCGGGCTCTCCGAAGCCGACGAAGCCCTTGCGGACAAGCGGCGAGGGGTTCGTCCTGAAGCCGTCTTCGCCCTTCACCGTCAACAGCGAGCGTGGTCTCCCGCGAGTCGCCGTCGAAAAGAGAACCGCCGGTGCTCAAGATCTCCAGCAGCTCAGGCGGCGGTTCTCTTTCTGTAGAGCGTCGTTCTATTTAATACTCCCGGAGGGGCTGCTTGCCTGCTGTCCGCTCTCCGACGTTACAGCGTTTGCGACCACCGCATCCTCCGTGATGTTGTTCAGGTCTATGCGGTACGTCTCCTTGACGAGGTAAGCCCCCACGAAGCTCACCAGACAGGTCATGGCCATGAAGGTGGACACGAACAGCGTATTGGGCGGCCCGCCCCCGAAAACAAGGAGCGAGGTCGCGATCAGAGCCCCGAAACCGCCGCCTATGGCCGCCGCTCCCTGGTAGCCGATGGAGGCTCCGGTGTAACGGTTCCCCGTGGCGAAAAGCTCCGCGAGAAACGCCGCCATCGGTCCGTACATAAAAGAGTGCGTCGCGTAGGCAACGGTGAAGCCGAGTACGAGCAGCGGCACCGAGAGCGTGTTAAAGAGGCCGAAGATGATAAAGGAGCTGACCGCGAGCATCACCGCCCCGGCCATGTACCGGTCTTCTTCCGATGGAGTCGGAGATCCCCGCGGCCAGCGGGACGCACACAAGGGCGGCTACCTGCGCCACGAGAAGCCCGGTCGTTGCGTTCGAAGCCTCGAAGCCCAGCTGCACGGCGTAGGCCGTACCGAAGGTGATGAACACCGCGCTCGTGGTGAAAGGCCCGATGACGAGTCTAGGTCTGCTCGGGTGGGTGGTTTACCCGGCCAGCAGTTCCCTGAGCGCATCATCTATGAACTTCGTATCCGCTTCGTTCATGCCGCTCCCGGCAAAGTGGCCCCACACGCCGGGGATAAC contains:
- a CDS encoding MHS family MFS transporter, with amino-acid sequence MFITFGTAYAVQLGFEASNATTGLLVAQVAALVCVPLAAGISDSIGRRPVHGRGGDARGQLLYHLRPL